One Methylobacterium sp. AMS5 genomic region harbors:
- a CDS encoding OmpA family protein, which translates to MRMTRSLLLAGTMLPALVLSDLSAARSLGDGGRIELAQREDSGEGPRGGGRGPGGPGGPAGAGPAERGGVERGGPPARERPDRSERPERPEPRQAPAARERPEPAERPARPERPAAQERPERQERPERPDRPERATPPPRPDRSEERPAAPASRERIPDRDAPARREAPEREAPVRRESPERPDRDGQDRPGRPAGREADRPDSAPNQRRAPNAPPPPNAERPNQPTPPSVPNPAQPKTPPNERPGVPGRPAAPNVQQPTRPDQPAVPSATQPDGVREAPGGRTPPNQQPGVPGRPVAPNQQPGVPGRPVQPPGTPPEAAPPTQPGAVAPGQTAPAPGAQPDLRQPGQPGGRPDSRSLDDRRDGDRRDENRFDDRRGDRRDRFNVPGTPAYVPGGFREDDYRGRDYDTIRRDRREYDVDGRTYYREPGRIIVRDRDTTFIRHDENERFRTIYGDRGYRSERRGGEIYSYVDSPAGGQIITVVDDDGRLLRRSRRYRDGREVVIINNAYGGAPRPIYEDVVELPPPDIRIPRDRYVVDYEQADPRAVYEALSAPPVQKLDRRYTLDQVRYSPQLRARMPSVDINTITFDTGSFTVTPDQAKRLSTIAEAINRTIKDNPQEVFLIEGYTDAVGSDIDNLSLSDRRAQSVAAVLTQNFQVPPENLTTQGYGEQYLKVNTQEANRENRRVTVRRITPLLQQQPEGQQPPAPR; encoded by the coding sequence ATGCGGATGACCCGCTCGCTGCTCCTTGCCGGCACCATGCTGCCCGCGCTCGTCCTGTCCGATCTGTCCGCAGCACGGTCTCTCGGCGATGGAGGGCGGATCGAACTGGCGCAGCGCGAGGATTCCGGCGAGGGACCGCGCGGTGGCGGACGCGGACCGGGTGGTCCGGGCGGACCCGCGGGTGCCGGCCCGGCGGAGCGTGGCGGCGTCGAGCGCGGTGGCCCGCCGGCAAGGGAGAGGCCGGACCGATCCGAGCGTCCGGAGCGGCCCGAGCCGCGCCAAGCGCCCGCCGCCCGTGAGCGGCCCGAACCCGCGGAGCGGCCGGCGCGTCCCGAACGTCCGGCGGCGCAGGAGCGGCCCGAACGCCAGGAACGTCCAGAGCGTCCGGACCGGCCCGAACGCGCGACACCGCCCCCGCGTCCCGATCGCTCCGAAGAGCGGCCGGCCGCGCCCGCGTCCCGCGAGCGGATTCCGGACCGCGACGCACCCGCACGGCGCGAAGCGCCCGAGCGCGAGGCGCCGGTCCGGCGCGAGAGCCCGGAGCGGCCCGACCGTGATGGCCAGGACCGTCCGGGCCGTCCCGCCGGTCGCGAAGCCGATCGTCCCGACAGCGCTCCGAACCAGCGCCGGGCTCCGAACGCGCCGCCGCCGCCCAATGCGGAACGCCCGAACCAGCCGACGCCGCCATCGGTCCCGAATCCGGCCCAGCCCAAAACCCCGCCGAACGAGCGGCCCGGCGTTCCGGGCCGTCCGGCGGCGCCGAATGTGCAGCAGCCCACCCGACCGGATCAGCCGGCCGTACCCTCCGCGACGCAGCCCGACGGCGTGCGAGAGGCGCCCGGCGGTCGCACGCCACCGAACCAGCAGCCGGGCGTCCCCGGCCGCCCGGTGGCGCCGAACCAGCAACCCGGTGTTCCCGGCCGCCCGGTTCAGCCTCCCGGTACGCCCCCCGAGGCTGCGCCCCCGACCCAGCCCGGCGCTGTCGCGCCCGGCCAGACGGCGCCGGCTCCCGGCGCGCAGCCGGACCTGCGCCAACCCGGCCAGCCCGGCGGTCGGCCGGATTCGCGCAGCCTCGATGACCGCCGTGACGGTGATCGCCGCGACGAAAACCGCTTCGACGACCGCCGTGGCGACCGTCGTGACCGCTTCAACGTGCCCGGCACGCCGGCCTACGTCCCCGGTGGCTTCCGCGAGGACGATTATCGCGGCCGCGACTACGACACGATCCGCCGCGACCGCCGCGAGTACGATGTCGATGGCCGAACCTATTACCGGGAGCCCGGCCGCATCATCGTGCGCGACCGCGACACCACCTTCATCCGCCACGACGAGAACGAACGCTTCCGCACCATCTACGGCGACCGCGGCTATCGCAGCGAGCGGCGCGGCGGCGAGATCTACAGCTACGTCGACAGCCCGGCGGGTGGCCAGATCATCACTGTCGTGGACGATGACGGCCGGCTCCTGCGCCGTTCCCGCCGCTACCGCGACGGCCGCGAGGTAGTGATCATCAACAACGCCTATGGCGGCGCACCCCGGCCGATCTACGAGGACGTGGTGGAGCTGCCGCCGCCGGATATCCGCATCCCGCGCGACCGCTACGTGGTGGATTACGAGCAGGCCGACCCGCGCGCCGTCTACGAGGCGCTCTCCGCCCCGCCGGTGCAGAAGCTCGATCGGCGCTACACGCTCGATCAGGTGCGTTACAGCCCGCAGCTCCGTGCGCGGATGCCGTCGGTGGACATCAATACGATCACCTTCGACACCGGCTCCTTCACCGTCACACCCGATCAGGCCAAGCGCCTCTCGACCATTGCCGAGGCGATCAACCGGACGATCAAGGACAATCCGCAGGAGGTGTTCCTGATCGAGGGCTACACCGATGCGGTCGGCTCGGACATCGACAACCTCTCGCTCTCCGATCGCCGGGCGCAGTCGGTCGCCGCGGTGCTGACGCAGAACTTTCAGGTGCCGCCGGAGAACCTCACCACGCAGGGCTACGGCGAGCAGTACCTGAAGGTGAACACGCAGGAGGCCAACCGCGAGAACCGCCGCGTCACCGTCCGCCGCATCACGCCGCTGCTCCAGCAGCAGCCGGAAGGGCAACAACCCCCGGCGCCGCGTTAA
- a CDS encoding MFS transporter, whose amino-acid sequence MADDSDRFIEAGTPTFRRATLALFAAGFSTFAVLYGVQPLMPIFHDTFAVSPAESSLALSLPCATLAISLLIVSPLSEVWGRKRVMAVSLFASALLTIGAVLMPSWHGFLVLRALTGIAASGLPAVAMAYLSEEMHGRAIGLSMGLLIGGNALGGMVGRLLAGVIADHASWRWGLGIIGVLALFAALAFQFALPPSRHFLAHRMRWREVPGTFTHHFRDAGLPWLFLEPFLLMGGFVCVYNYIGFRLLEPPFSLSQTVIGLIFVVYLAGTASSAITGHVAGVLGRRKVLWLAILLGIGGIALTLADNLVLIIGGIVVVTVSFFGAHSVASSWVGRRASSDRAQASAIYLCMYYLGSSLLGTAGGWFFLHYGWPGVAGFFGSLYVAALLVALRLTRLAPLPATGG is encoded by the coding sequence ATGGCGGACGACAGCGACCGGTTCATTGAGGCCGGGACGCCGACCTTTCGCCGGGCGACGCTCGCCCTTTTCGCGGCGGGGTTTTCCACCTTCGCGGTGCTCTACGGCGTCCAGCCGCTGATGCCGATCTTTCACGATACCTTTGCGGTCTCCCCGGCCGAGAGCAGCCTCGCGCTGTCGCTGCCCTGTGCCACGCTTGCGATTTCGCTGCTGATCGTCAGCCCGCTGTCCGAAGTGTGGGGGCGCAAGCGGGTGATGGCGGTCTCGCTGTTCGCCTCGGCCCTGCTCACCATCGGCGCCGTCCTGATGCCGAGCTGGCATGGATTCCTCGTGCTGCGGGCGCTCACCGGCATCGCCGCGAGCGGCCTGCCTGCCGTCGCCATGGCTTATCTCAGCGAGGAGATGCACGGCCGCGCCATCGGCCTGTCGATGGGGCTGCTCATCGGCGGCAACGCGCTCGGCGGCATGGTCGGGCGGTTGCTGGCGGGGGTGATCGCCGACCACGCCTCCTGGCGCTGGGGCCTGGGCATCATCGGGGTTCTGGCACTGTTCGCGGCTCTGGCCTTCCAGTTCGCCCTGCCGCCCTCGCGGCATTTCCTCGCCCACCGGATGCGCTGGCGCGAGGTGCCGGGCACCTTCACCCACCATTTCCGGGATGCGGGCCTGCCCTGGCTGTTCCTCGAACCATTCCTGCTGATGGGCGGATTCGTCTGCGTCTACAATTATATCGGCTTCCGCCTGCTCGAACCGCCTTTCTCGTTGAGCCAGACGGTGATCGGCCTGATCTTCGTCGTCTACCTCGCGGGCACGGCGAGTTCGGCCATCACCGGCCACGTCGCCGGGGTGCTCGGGCGGCGCAAGGTGCTGTGGCTGGCGATCCTGCTCGGGATCGGCGGCATCGCCCTGACGTTGGCGGACAACCTCGTCCTCATCATCGGTGGCATCGTCGTCGTCACGGTCAGCTTCTTCGGCGCGCACTCGGTGGCGTCGAGCTGGGTCGGGCGCCGGGCCTCGAGCGACCGGGCGCAGGCCTCCGCGATCTATCTCTGCATGTACTATCTCGGCTCGTCCCTGCTCGGCACGGCGGGCGGCTGGTTCTTCCTGCATTACGGCTGGCCCGGCGTCGCGGGCTTTTTCGGCAGCCTCTACGTGGCGGCTTTGCTCGTCGCGCTTCGCCTGACGCGGCTGGCGCCGCTCCCGGCTACAGGCGGTTGA
- a CDS encoding class I SAM-dependent methyltransferase, translating to MSQPLSHDAHTASQFGSRAADYVASAVHVAGEDLAALARFAALPHAAVLDLGCGGGHVTYAVAPQVRSVTALDLSQAMLDAVAGEAQRRGLANVATRQASVEALPFADASFDGVLSRYSAHHWGDVPAALREAHRVLAPGGRFGLVDVVHPGPPLLDTHLQAWELLRDPSHVRDYGEAEWRRMLAEAGFVPGAVRRWRVRMEFSSWVARMGTPEASIAAIRALQQGAPEPVRSHFALEDDGSFTLDVMMIEAEPDGVLD from the coding sequence ATGAGCCAGCCGCTGAGCCACGACGCCCACACCGCGAGCCAGTTCGGCAGCCGCGCCGCCGATTACGTCGCGAGCGCCGTTCATGTCGCGGGCGAGGATCTTGCGGCTTTGGCGCGCTTCGCCGCCCTCCCCCACGCGGCCGTGCTCGATCTCGGCTGCGGCGGCGGCCACGTCACTTACGCGGTGGCGCCGCAAGTCCGCTCCGTTACCGCTCTCGACCTGTCGCAGGCCATGCTTGACGCGGTGGCGGGGGAAGCGCAGCGGCGCGGCTTGGCGAACGTCGCCACGCGGCAGGCCAGCGTCGAGGCGCTACCCTTTGCCGATGCGAGCTTCGACGGCGTGCTCTCGCGCTACAGCGCCCACCATTGGGGCGACGTGCCCGCCGCCCTGCGGGAGGCGCACCGCGTGCTGGCGCCCGGGGGGCGCTTCGGCCTCGTCGATGTCGTGCATCCCGGGCCGCCCCTGCTCGATACCCATCTCCAGGCCTGGGAGCTGCTGCGCGACCCTTCGCATGTGCGCGATTACGGCGAGGCGGAGTGGCGCCGGATGCTGGCGGAGGCCGGCTTTGTGCCCGGCGCCGTCCGGCGCTGGCGCGTGCGCATGGAATTTTCGTCGTGGGTCGCCCGGATGGGCACGCCGGAAGCGAGCATCGCGGCGATCCGCGCGCTGCAGCAAGGCGCGCCCGAGCCGGTGCGATCCCATTTCGCGCTCGAAGACGATGGCAGCTTCACCCTGGACGTGATGATGATCGAAGCCGAGCCCGACGGTGTCCTAGACTAG
- a CDS encoding HIT domain-containing protein, with amino-acid sequence MLPKRHEPDGLDLTNAELAAVFALSRTVRAQILEEDPNVGGFNFGLNKGVVAGQKIDHAHFHVIPRRAGEAPPPAAQR; translated from the coding sequence GTGCTACCGAAGAGACATGAGCCCGATGGGCTCGATCTCACGAACGCGGAACTAGCGGCAGTGTTCGCCCTTTCACGCACTGTTCGCGCCCAGATCCTGGAAGAGGACCCAAATGTGGGTGGGTTCAACTTCGGACTGAACAAGGGTGTCGTGGCAGGGCAGAAGATCGACCATGCCCATTTCCATGTAATCCCCAGACGTGCCGGAGAAGCACCGCCACCGGCAGCGCAGCGCTGA
- the gltX gene encoding glutamate--tRNA ligase: MAASPLVRFAPSPTGFLHIGNARPALLNALYARRQGGRFLLRLDDTDRERSTEAFATAVAEDLGWLGIEPDLFFRQSDRTALYDTAAERLKAAGRLYPCYETPEELDRRRKRQLGRGLPPIYDRAALSLTEAERAGFEAEGRQPHWRFKLDHRVVAWTDLVRGESHVDCASLSDPVLVRADGSYLYTLPSVVDDAEVGVTHVIRGEDHVTNTGVQMQLFEALAAAIPAFGHHNLLTTADGEGLSKRLGHLSLRSLREAGYEPAAVRSLAVLTGSAEAVRPIASLDELAGLVDLAHLSRAPARFDPAELDGMNARLVHDMPLDAVHERLAALGIPAEAAEPFWHAVRANLGRVSDAAAWWQVVNGPVTPVIAEPDFIGKAARLLPEAPFGPGTWKAWTDAVKAETGAKGRALFMPLRLALTGLDHGPDLAALLPLIGRDRAVRRLAGEAA, encoded by the coding sequence ATGGCCGCTTCCCCCCTCGTCCGCTTCGCTCCCTCGCCGACCGGCTTCCTGCATATCGGCAATGCTCGGCCCGCGCTGCTGAACGCGCTGTACGCGCGCCGCCAGGGCGGACGCTTCCTGCTGCGCCTCGACGACACCGACCGCGAGCGCTCGACCGAAGCGTTCGCCACCGCCGTGGCCGAGGATCTCGGCTGGCTCGGCATCGAGCCGGATCTGTTCTTCCGCCAGAGCGATCGCACCGCCCTCTACGACACGGCGGCCGAGCGGCTGAAGGCGGCCGGACGGCTCTATCCCTGCTACGAGACACCGGAGGAGCTGGACCGCCGCCGCAAGCGCCAGCTCGGCCGCGGCCTGCCGCCGATCTACGACCGCGCGGCGCTCTCGCTGACCGAGGCCGAGCGCGCCGGGTTCGAGGCCGAGGGCCGGCAGCCGCATTGGCGGTTCAAGCTCGACCACCGCGTCGTGGCCTGGACCGACCTCGTGCGGGGCGAGAGCCACGTCGATTGCGCCTCGCTCTCCGACCCCGTGCTGGTGCGCGCGGACGGGAGCTACCTCTACACGCTGCCCTCGGTGGTGGACGACGCGGAGGTCGGCGTGACCCACGTGATCCGCGGCGAGGATCACGTGACGAATACCGGCGTGCAGATGCAGCTCTTCGAAGCGCTCGCCGCCGCCATACCCGCCTTCGGCCATCACAACCTGCTGACGACGGCGGACGGGGAGGGGCTATCGAAGCGCCTCGGCCACCTGTCGCTGCGTTCGCTGCGCGAGGCCGGCTACGAGCCCGCTGCCGTGCGCTCGCTCGCGGTGCTGACCGGCTCGGCCGAGGCCGTCCGCCCGATCGCCTCGCTCGACGAACTGGCTGGTCTCGTCGATCTCGCCCACCTGTCCCGCGCCCCGGCCCGGTTCGACCCGGCCGAACTCGACGGGATGAACGCGCGCCTCGTCCACGACATGCCGCTCGATGCGGTGCACGAGCGGCTCGCAGCCCTCGGTATCCCCGCGGAGGCGGCCGAGCCGTTCTGGCACGCGGTGCGGGCCAATCTCGGCCGCGTCTCGGACGCCGCCGCATGGTGGCAGGTGGTGAACGGGCCGGTGACGCCCGTAATCGCCGAGCCCGACTTCATCGGGAAGGCCGCCCGCCTGCTGCCGGAGGCACCGTTCGGCCCCGGTACGTGGAAGGCCTGGACCGACGCGGTGAAGGCGGAAACCGGCGCCAAGGGCCGCGCCCTCTTCATGCCGCTGCGCCTCGCGCTCACCGGCCTCGACCACGGGCCGGACCTCGCGGCGCTGCTGCCGCTGATCGGGCGCGACCGCGCCGTGCGACGGCTTGCCGGCGAGGCGGCCTAA
- a CDS encoding HlyD family secretion protein, whose amino-acid sequence MKRDDDGPGESRQQDHGSADATHSDEPRKAQGPAEAPPVARRRRGARLLRLAATGLVLAFAAVAATIVWQFYVTAPWTRDGRVRVQVVNIAPQVAGTIVELRVTDNQEVKKGDVLYVIDPFDYQEAVVSAEAEIKNREADLSVKQAQSARRAALSTISTSVEEKQQFAGTAKIAEAALETAKSQLSQAKKNLERTQVRSTVNGRVTNLLLRVGDYAQTGTANARVIDTDSFWIDGYFEETKMAHIRVGAPAEMALMGYGAPLKGTVESLTLGISTANAATSTQGLPNVDPVYTWVRLAQRVPVRIRIDHVPPEVTLVAGMTATVVVGDGREGQPPWVKATREWILGRSDRTEPGAEPKN is encoded by the coding sequence GTGAAACGCGACGACGACGGGCCGGGCGAGAGCCGGCAACAGGATCATGGATCGGCCGACGCGACGCATTCCGACGAGCCGCGCAAGGCGCAAGGCCCGGCCGAGGCGCCCCCCGTCGCGCGGCGCCGGCGAGGGGCCCGTCTGCTGCGGCTGGCCGCGACCGGCCTCGTCCTCGCCTTCGCGGCGGTGGCGGCCACCATCGTCTGGCAGTTCTACGTAACGGCGCCCTGGACACGTGACGGACGGGTCCGCGTGCAGGTGGTCAACATCGCCCCGCAGGTGGCCGGCACCATCGTCGAGCTGAGGGTCACCGACAACCAGGAGGTGAAGAAGGGCGACGTTCTCTACGTCATCGACCCGTTCGACTATCAGGAGGCGGTGGTCTCGGCCGAGGCCGAGATCAAGAACCGCGAGGCCGACCTCTCGGTCAAGCAGGCGCAATCGGCCCGGCGTGCCGCGCTTTCGACGATCTCGACCTCGGTCGAGGAGAAGCAGCAATTCGCGGGCACCGCCAAGATCGCCGAGGCGGCGCTGGAGACCGCCAAGTCGCAGCTCTCGCAGGCGAAGAAGAACCTCGAGCGTACGCAGGTGCGCTCGACCGTGAACGGGCGCGTCACCAACCTGCTCCTGCGGGTCGGCGACTACGCCCAGACCGGCACCGCCAACGCGCGGGTGATCGACACCGATTCCTTCTGGATCGACGGCTATTTCGAAGAGACCAAGATGGCGCATATCCGCGTCGGCGCCCCCGCCGAGATGGCGCTGATGGGCTACGGCGCCCCGCTGAAGGGCACGGTTGAGAGCCTGACGCTCGGCATCTCGACGGCCAACGCCGCGACGAGCACGCAAGGGCTGCCGAACGTCGATCCGGTCTATACCTGGGTGCGCCTCGCCCAGCGGGTGCCGGTGCGCATTCGCATCGACCACGTTCCGCCGGAAGTGACCCTGGTGGCGGGCATGACCGCGACGGTGGTGGTCGGCGACGGCCGCGAGGGCCAGCCCCCTTGGGTCAAGGCAACACGCGAATGGATCCTCGGTCGTTCCGACCGGACCGAGCCCGGCGCGGAGCCGAAGAACTGA
- a CDS encoding DUF1656 domain-containing protein, translating into MQHDLTIGGILVSPFVAYALIAFALLVALRVVFRWIRFGRFVANPPLAEAGIYVCLLALVVVLL; encoded by the coding sequence ATGCAGCACGACCTCACCATCGGCGGGATCCTGGTTTCGCCCTTCGTCGCCTACGCGCTGATCGCCTTCGCGCTCTTGGTGGCACTCCGGGTCGTGTTCCGCTGGATCCGGTTCGGGCGCTTCGTCGCCAACCCGCCTCTGGCGGAAGCGGGGATCTACGTCTGCCTTCTCGCGCTCGTGGTGGTGCTTCTGTGA